The nucleotide sequence AGGTGCCGGCGTCGCCGTCGTTGCCAAGCGGCACCTGGAAACGTTGCGGTGTGTCGGCGTGGGCTGGCACAGCGTGAAAGAATCCAAAGCGTTCACGGCAACCGATTTAGACCTTCGCCCAACCGCGGCTCGTTTCGAAGGCGGGTCGGCCAACATGGTCGGGTTTGCCGCCTTGTCGGCCAGCGTTGAATTGTTCCTGCAAGTCCGCCGCGTGCACGGTGCCGGCGCGATCGCTGACCGGGTCATCGGGCTGGTCGACGGCTTTGAACAAATGCTGCGTGAACGAGGTCTGATTTGTCACACACCTGTCGGGTCAATGCATCGCACGGGAATCGTTATCTTTGAAGTCCCCGGGGTCGATGCGGCGAAAGTCCGGCAAGCGGCCTTGGATTCTTCGATGGTCATCAGCTGTCGTGGTGCGGGTGTCCGCGCCAGCATCCACGCTTACAACACGCTGCACGAACTGGAACAACTGGCTGATTTGGCCGCAGGCCTGGCAAAGTAGCCGAACGGATCGGCCCAGGGTCTGCCATCTTCTCTCGCTTCACCGATTGACCATGCCCCACAAAAGCACGGCCGTCTACACCGGCTCCTTCGACCCCGTCACACTGGGACACCTGCACATCATCCAGCGGGCTTCGGCGTTGTTTGAAAACTTGGTCGTCGGGATCGGCATCAACGCGGACAAACGTCCAATGTTCTCGATCGAAAAGCGGGTCGAATTGGTTCAAAAGGTGACTGAGCCTTTCGAAAACGTCCGTGTCGAACCGTTCGATGGCTTGGCCGTCGACTTTGTCCGCCAGCAAAAATCGTCGCTGATGATTCGTGGCATTCGACCGCTGACCGACACCGCCGGTGAATTCACGATGATGATGGCCAACCGACAGTTGGACGACAGC is from Crateriforma conspicua and encodes:
- the coaD gene encoding pantetheine-phosphate adenylyltransferase, whose product is MPHKSTAVYTGSFDPVTLGHLHIIQRASALFENLVVGIGINADKRPMFSIEKRVELVQKVTEPFENVRVEPFDGLAVDFVRQQKSSLMIRGIRPLTDTAGEFTMMMANRQLDDSIETVFLMADERFSHVSSSLLKQIAAVSDSDQRLAKFVPPPVLDALRQRMSE